From Streptomyces cyaneogriseus subsp. noncyanogenus, the proteins below share one genomic window:
- a CDS encoding SUKH-4 family immunity protein, with protein MATHEEMTELFGAERVVTLARPIAEERGLSESDAEMLCDVGLPKFVDVLFTLDTAEEGPDPFTVVPVAAGGEKTHILVLGGPTDDPSMRYCLDMERGYVILMSFDEEPRAEIVNRTLGDFVEFLYRFVLRTKHLEQAAPQDRGPYTDKLVEYLRARDRYAFAQPDSWWSMVFEQVG; from the coding sequence ATGGCGACCCATGAGGAGATGACGGAGCTGTTCGGCGCGGAACGCGTGGTCACGTTGGCCCGTCCCATCGCCGAGGAGCGCGGCCTGTCCGAGTCCGACGCCGAGATGCTGTGTGACGTCGGTCTGCCCAAGTTCGTCGATGTCCTGTTCACCCTCGATACCGCCGAGGAGGGGCCCGATCCCTTCACTGTGGTGCCGGTGGCCGCGGGTGGCGAGAAGACACACATCCTCGTGCTGGGCGGCCCCACCGACGACCCCTCGATGCGCTACTGCCTCGACATGGAGCGCGGCTACGTGATCCTCATGTCCTTCGACGAGGAGCCACGCGCCGAGATCGTCAACCGGACCCTCGGCGACTTCGTCGAGTTCCTGTACCGCTTCGTGTTGCGCACTAAGCACTTGGAGCAGGCCGCGCCCCAGGATCGCGGCCCGTACACGGACAAGCTCGTCGAATACCTCCGGGCCCGAGACCGGTACGCGTTCGCGCAGCCGGACAGCTGGTGGTCGATGGTCTTCGAGCAGGTTGGCTGA